From a region of the Solanum stenotomum isolate F172 chromosome 2, ASM1918654v1, whole genome shotgun sequence genome:
- the LOC125854686 gene encoding monothiol glutaredoxin-S1-like — translation MDMVMKLGASSGVVIFTKSSCCISHSIETLIRSFGANPTVYELDTHPNGKQMEKALIELGCHPSVPAIFIGKELVGGANEIMSLNVRGKLKQLLIRANAIWV, via the coding sequence ATGGATATGGTGATGAAGTTGGGAGCATCAAGCGGGGTGGTGATTTTCACCAAGAGTAGTTGTTGCATTTCTCACAGCATTGAAACCCTAATTCGTAGTTTTGGAGCAAACCCTACGGTTTACGAGCTCGATACACATCCAAATGGGAAGCAAATGGAGAAGGCATTGATTGAATTAGGGTGTCATCCAAGTGTACCAGCAATATTTATAGGGAAAGAGTTAGTTGGTGGTGCAAATGAGATAATGAGCCTTAATGTGAGGGGCAAGCTTAAACAATTGCTCATTAGGGCTAATGCAATTTGGgtatag
- the LOC125854655 gene encoding cytochrome P450 71AU50-like encodes MALFWTTLPIVVALLYLLHEIWRNNKRKKLPPSPKEIPILGHLHHLLGKNPHQDLNILAKKYGPIMYLRLGFVDNIIVSSPQVAEQFLKTYDQNFASRPPHEASKYISYDQNNLTFGTYGPYWRNMRKLCTLELLSTLKINSFQSMRREELNLLIETLKKKSHEKIVVDLSEIVTRLSVDISCRMIFGKKYKDDQEFGGKGFKSVVNEGLQLAAAPNLGDFFPFLGKLDLQGLTKRMKAASKVFDNFLEKIIDEHEETDKKGQHQNNKDFVDTMLNIMKSGETEFQFDRGHVKAILLDMLIASMDTSATAIDWILSELVRQPNIMKKLQKEFEEKIGMKRMVEELDLEKLEYLNMVIKESLRLHPVAPFLIPHQSIEDSTIDGYFIPKKSRILVNTYAIGRDPHVWPNNSDEFIPERFVGSSIDLRGHDFELLPFGSGRRRCPGLRLGLIMIRLIVAQLVHCFDWELPNGMLPNDLDMSEEFGLVTPRAKHLMAIPNYRLSM; translated from the exons ATGGCTTTATTTTGGACCACATTACCAATAGTTGTAGCTCTTCTCTATCTCCTTCATGAGATATGgagaaacaacaaaagaaaaaaacttccACCAAGTCCCAAAGAGATCCCAATTTTGGGACATCTTCATCATTTGTTAGGCAAAAACCCTCATCAAGATTTGAACATCTTAGCCAAAAAATATGGTCCAATTATGTACTTAAGATTAGGATTTGTTGACAACATAATTGTTTCTTCTCCTCAGGTAGCTGAGCAATTTCTCAAGACATATGATCAAAATTttgcaagtagaccacctcatGAAGCTTCAAAATACATTTCATATGACCAAAATAACTTGACTTTTGGTACATATGGTCCTTATTGGCGAAATATGCGAAAATTATGCACATTAGAGCTACTTAGCACTCtaaaaatcaattcatttcAATCCATGAGGAGGGAAGAGTTGAATCTTTTGATTGAAACTCTCAAGAAAAAATCTCatgaaaaaattgtggttgattTGAGTGAGATTGTAACACGTTTATCGGTCGATATAAGTTGTAGGATgatttttgggaaaaaatataaagatgatCAGGAATTTGGTGGCAAGGGATTTAAGAGTGTTGTTAATGAAGGGTTACAATTAGCAGCAGCTCCTAATCTTGGAGATTTTTTCCCCTTTCTAGGTAAGTTGGATCTTCAAGGATTAACAAAAAGAATGAAGGCAGCTAGCAAGgtgtttgataattttttagagAAGATTATTGATGAACATGAAGAGACTGATAAAAAAGGacaacatcaaaacaacaaGGATTTTGTTGATACTATGTTGAACATCATGAAATCTGGAGAAACTGAGTTTCAGTTTGATCGTGGTCATGTTAAAGCTATTTTATtg GATATGCTAATAGCTTCAATGGATACTTCAGCAACAGCAATTGATTGGATACTCTCAGAACTCGTAAGGCAACCAAACATAATGAAAAAACTTcaaaaagaatttgaagaaaaaattggaATGAAAAGAATGGTGGAGGAGTTAGATTTAGAAAAATTGGAATACTTAAATATGGTCATAAAAGAATCATTAAGGCTTCATCCTGTGGCACCATTTCTAATCCCTCATCAATCTATTGAAGATAGCACTATTGATGGATATTTTAttccaaaaaaatcaagaatattaGTGAACACCTATGCTATAGGGCGTGATCCACATGTATGGCCTAATAATTCAGATGAGTTTATTCCAGAAAGGTTTGTGGGGAGTAGTATAGATCTTCGTGGACATGATTTTGAGCTTCTCCCATTTGGATCTGGCAGAAGAAGATGTCCTGGTTTACGGCTAGGACTCATCATGATACGTTTGATCGTGGCACAATTGGTTCATTGCTTTGATTGGGAACTTCCAAATGGTATGTTACCAAATGATTTGGACATGAGTGAGGAATTTGGTCTTGTTACTCCTAGAGCCAAACATCTAATGGCTATTCCTAATTATAGGTTGTCCATGTAA
- the LOC125854667 gene encoding uncharacterized protein LOC125854667 has translation MISIQLRFRSLSTHLHHLSSLPTGPFSSFHISLSSLSQVVTKKSAQNANQENPVLLNYLINTLGFPKPKAVTISDRLSWVRSVEKPKLTVHFFKSVGFTDAQIQSAVGTVPQILLADVEKILKPKIQLLQELGITGSDLGRLLSTKAILLTRSLDKILKPSIEVLNEVLIKSTDNGDWFRVLLRCDWVIYGSPHSRLVPNISYLQSVGIVGSQLSSLLKRQPHLFVTHGSKLKKLVSELMDIGFSTDSRMLVHSLHTLSCMSQESISKKLLLIQSFGFSKSECMVMFKRAPCLFRGSEKKIRLGLEFFLETVKLQKSTLVQRPTLLMFSMKERVIPRYQVFQLITSKKLMKKDPKFYDMMCLTEHHFLEKYVSRFTENVEELLMAYKGHRLELGEE, from the coding sequence ATGATCTCCATCCAACTGCGCTTCCGTTCATTATCTACTCACTTGCATCATCTTTCTTCCCTACCTACTggtcctttttcttctttccacATATCTCTCTCCTCTCTATCTCAGGTAGTAACCAAAAAGTCTGCTCAAAATGCAAACCAAGAAAATCCTGTTCTCCTCAACTACCTAATAAACACGTTGGGCTTTCCAAAGCCTAAAGCCGTGACCATATCCGATCGTTTATCTTGGGTCAGAAGTGTTGAAAAACCTAAATTGACTGTACATTTCTTCAAGTCCGTCGGATTCACAGATGCACAAATCCAATCCGCTGTTGGTACCGTCCCCCAAATCCTTCTTGCTGATGTTGAAAAAATACTCAAGCCAAAGATCCAGCTATTACAAGAATTGGGTATCACTGGTTCTGATCTGGGTAGGCTTTTGTCCACAAAGGCGATATTATTAACACGTAGCCTGGACAAAATACTAAAGCCTTCCATTGAAGTTCTCAATGAAGTCCTTATAAAAAGTACTGATAATGGTGATTGGTTCCGGGTTCTGCTAAGGTGTGATTGGGTTATTTATGGATCTCCTCACTCGAGACTGGTTCCTAATATTTCATATCTGCAGAGCGTTGGAATTGTTGGGTCTCAACTATCATCACTCTTGAAGAGGCAACCTCATCTTTTTGTTACACATGGATCTAAGCTTAAAAAACTTGTCTCTGAACTTATGGATATCGGGTTTTCTACTGATTCAAGAATGTTGGTGCATAGCCTTCATACATTAAGTTGTATGAGTCAAGAATCTATTTCGAAGAAATTACTGTTGATTCAGAGTTTTGGTTTCTCCAAAAGTGAGTGCATGGTAATGTTTAAGAGGGCACCATGCTTATTCCGTGGTTCAGAGAAGAAAATAAGACTCGGACTAGAGTTCTTCTTGGAAACGGTGAAGTTACAGAAGTCAACTTTAGTACAGCGTCCTACTCTTTTGATGTTTAGTATGAAGGAGAGAGTGATTCCGAGATATCAAGTTTTTCAGCTGATAACGTCGAAAAAGCTTATGAAGAAAGACCcaaaattttatgatatgatgtgtTTGACAGAGCATCACTTCTTGGAGAAGTACGTATCGAGATTTACAGAAAATGTAGAGGAATTATTGATGGCTTACAAAGGCCATCGTCTAGAATTAGGAGAAGAGTAA
- the LOC125854682 gene encoding monothiol glutaredoxin-S1-like has translation MDMVMKLGTSSSVVIFTKSSCCISHSIETLIRSFGANPIIYELDTHPNGKQMEKALMELGCHPSVPAIFIGKELVGGANEIMSLNVRGKLKQLLIRANAIWV, from the coding sequence ATGGATATGGTGATGAAGTTGGGAACATCAAGCTCGGTGGTGATTTTCACCAAGAGTAGTTGTTGCATTTCTCACAGCATTGAAACACTAATCCGTAGTTTTGGAGCAAACCCTATAATTTACGAGCTCGATACACATCCAAATGGGAAGCAAATGGAGAAGGCATTGATGGAACTAGGGTGTCATCCAAGTGTGCCAGCAATATTTATAGGGAAAGAGTTAGTTGGTGGTGCTAATGAGATAATGAGCCTTAATGTGAGGGGAAAGCTTAAACAATTGCTCATTAGGGCTAATGCCATTTGGGTATAg
- the LOC125854657 gene encoding cytochrome P450 71AU50-like → MASIFLQVLALLAILYILQELHNKFIKKKKKLPPGPKGFPIVGNLHMIGKNIHQDLHKIAKKYGPIMSMKFGAIPIIVASSPHAAEQFLKKHDLIFASRPNSRAMQIVAYNQRNLTFGKYGPYWRNMRKLCTLELLSPLKINSFQDMRKQQVTDFVTFINRAASSHVEVDISANLSLLSANMSCLMIFGKKYMDDEFDERGFKDVIQEALIIAATPNIGEFFPFLDKFDLQGLIPRMKKLAKVFDEFLERVIDEHVQNSKEEKQTKDIVDTMMNIMQSGEAEFEFDRRHVKAILLDLLIASIDTSATSIDWIFSELLRHPNIMKKLQKELEQVVGMNRMVEESDLEKLEYLDMIIKEGFRLHPIAPLLIPRESMEDCIIDGFNIPRGSRILVNTWAIGRDSEVWPEPEKFMPERFVGSDIDLRGHDFQLLPFSSGRRRCPGLQLGLTVVRLVIAQLVHCFDWKLPNDMMPNDLDMTEKFSLVVSRAQHLMAIPTYRLHV, encoded by the exons ATGGCTTCAATATTCTTACAAGTTCTTGCACTACTTGCAATACTATATATTCTTCAAGAATTACACAACAAAttcataaaaaagaagaaaaaactccCTCCTGGTCCAAAAGGGTTTCCAATTGTAGGAAATCTCCATATGATTGGGAAAAAtatccaccaagatcttcataAAATAGCCAAAAAATATGGTCCAATAATGAGCATGAAATTTGGTGCTATTCCTATAATTGTTGCTTCATCTCCTCATGCTGCTGAACAATTCTTGAAAAAACATGATCTTATTTTTGCTAGTAGACCAAATAGTAGAGCTATGCAAATTGTGGCGTATAATCAGAGAAATTTGACATTTGGAAAATATGGACCTTATTGGAGAAATATGCGAAAATTATGCACGTTAGAATTGCTTAGTCCACTCAAGATCAATTCATTTCAAGATATGAGAAAACAACAAGTTACAGATTTTGTGACTTTTATCAATCGGGCAGCTTCTAGTCATGTTGAAGTTGATATTAGTGCTAATCTTTCTTTATTAAGTGCTAATATGTCATGTTTAATGATATTTGGGAAAAAATACATGGatgatgaatttgatgaaaGGGGTTTTAAAGATGTTATTCAAGAGGCTTTGATTATAGCAGCAACACCAAATATTGGTgagttttttccttttctagatAAGTTTGATTTGCAGGGATTAATTCCTCGTATGAAGAAATTGGCTAAggtatttgatgaatttttggagAGAGTTATTGATGAACATGTTCAAAATTCCAAAGAGGAGAAGCAAACTAAGGATATTGTTGATACTATGATGAATATCATGCAATCTGGTGAAGCTGAATTCGAATTTGATCGTCGTCATGTCAAAGCTATTTTATTG GACTTGTTAATAGCTTCTATAGACACCTCAGCAACATCAATTGATTGGATTTTCTCTGAACTTCTAAGGCACCCAAATATAATGAAGAAATTACAAAAGGAGTTGGAACAAGTAGTTGGAATGAATAGAATGGTGGAAGAATCAGACTTGGAAAAATTAGAGTACTTAGACATGATAATCAAAGAAGGCTTTAGGCTTCACCCTATTGCACCACTACTCATCCCTCGTGAATCAATGGAAGATTGCATAATTGATGGCTTTAATATACCTAGAGGTTCACGAATTCTAGTAAATACTTGGGCAATCGGAAGAGATTCAGAAGTTTGGCCTGAACCTGAAAAGTTCATGCCAGAAAGATTTGTTGGTAGTGATATTGATCTTCGTGGACATGATTTTCAACTTTTACCATTTAGCTCTGGGAGAAGAAGATGTCCTGGATTACAATTAGGGCTCACAGTTGTTCGCCTAGTAATAGCACAATTGGTTCATTGTTTTGACTGGAAGCTACCAAATGATATGATGCCAAATGATTTAGACATGACTGAGaaatttagtttagttgtatCTAGAGCTCAACATTTAATGGCTATTCCTACTTATCGTTTGCATGTATAG